In Marinomonas posidonica IVIA-Po-181, a single window of DNA contains:
- a CDS encoding putative quinol monooxygenase encodes MAELSNHIALTQQEAGCISFKVTRNSDNPLRFDMYEEFNGQTAFEKH; translated from the coding sequence TTGGCAGAACTGTCCAACCACATCGCGCTGACGCAACAAGAAGCAGGTTGCATCAGCTTCAAAGTAACCAGAAATTCAGACAACCCATTACGTTTTGATATGTATGAAGAATTCAATGGCCAAACAGCGTTTGAAAAGCACTAA